A genome region from Methanobacterium subterraneum includes the following:
- the minD gene encoding cell division ATPase MinD — protein sequence MSRFIALASGKGGVGRTSLTFNLGVALSLFGEEVVMLDLDLMMSNMDVITGLLNPEVTLHDVLMRDKAVQDCVYQVNQGALVIPTGMHFETLKTINPNYVSWKRIMEEISSYGNIFLMDLPSGINSNIFEALPEDTEAILVTNSTMPAVADALKIRILLNELNIEILGFVLNMWYDDNFLLSVNEIESILEVPMISVISYDREMDRSIALGSSVMELNPASPISNEIMQLAADLVGKEYKPVQPDNEGIMERIKKFVGILPENK from the coding sequence ATGTCGAGATTTATTGCTCTTGCATCTGGAAAAGGAGGAGTGGGAAGAACCTCCCTCACCTTTAACTTAGGCGTAGCTCTAAGTCTTTTCGGGGAAGAAGTGGTCATGTTGGACTTGGACTTGATGATGTCCAATATGGATGTTATCACCGGACTTCTAAATCCAGAAGTGACACTACACGATGTCCTGATGCGTGACAAAGCGGTTCAAGATTGTGTCTACCAGGTTAATCAGGGAGCGCTGGTAATACCCACAGGTATGCACTTTGAAACCTTAAAAACTATCAATCCTAACTATGTATCCTGGAAAAGGATAATGGAAGAAATATCTTCCTATGGAAATATCTTCCTCATGGACCTACCCTCGGGGATTAATTCCAACATATTCGAAGCATTACCCGAGGACACTGAGGCCATACTAGTTACTAATTCCACCATGCCTGCAGTGGCCGATGCTTTGAAGATCAGAATACTCTTGAATGAACTTAACATTGAAATACTTGGTTTTGTTTTAAACATGTGGTACGATGATAATTTCCTGCTTTCAGTTAATGAAATTGAATCCATACTGGAAGTTCCCATGATTTCGGTGATCTCCTATGACCGGGAAATGGATCGTTCCATAGCCCTGGGAAGTTCAGTGATGGAGTTAAACCCGGCTTCTCCCATAAGCAATGAAATAATGCAACTGGCAGCGGACTTGGTTGGAAAAGAATACAAACCAGTCCAGCCAGATAATGAGGGAATCATGGAACGGATCAAGAAGTTTGTGGGTATATTACCTGAAAACAAATAA
- the minD gene encoding cell division ATPase MinD: MTRVITVASGKGGVGKTTITANLGVSLATYGEEVIVLDADVAMANLELILGMEGKSVTLHDVLSGDADIEDAIYEGPGGVKVVPAGISLEGLRKIKMDRLESALEILIESADILLIDAPAGLEKDALAAIAAAQEMILVTTPEVPSISDALKTKIVANRLGVDILGVVINREQHDKTFLTISEIETILEVPVIAVIPEDNEVSRAAAFGEPLVVKNPKSPTSNAIMQLGADLIGEEYQPIEPDKKGVISKLVEGLLGRR, translated from the coding sequence ATGACAAGAGTGATAACAGTTGCATCAGGGAAAGGTGGAGTTGGAAAAACAACTATCACTGCAAATTTAGGAGTTTCCCTGGCTACTTATGGGGAAGAGGTCATAGTTCTCGATGCCGATGTGGCCATGGCTAACCTGGAACTGATCCTGGGTATGGAAGGAAAATCAGTGACTCTACATGATGTACTTTCTGGAGATGCAGATATTGAAGATGCAATTTATGAAGGGCCGGGAGGGGTTAAAGTAGTCCCTGCTGGAATATCACTGGAAGGTCTTCGTAAGATAAAAATGGACCGTCTGGAAAGTGCACTAGAGATACTCATTGAAAGTGCTGATATATTATTAATTGACGCCCCAGCGGGATTGGAAAAAGATGCCCTAGCCGCCATAGCCGCAGCTCAGGAAATGATACTGGTCACCACTCCAGAAGTACCATCCATCAGTGACGCTCTCAAGACCAAAATCGTAGCCAACCGATTAGGTGTGGACATATTGGGTGTGGTTATTAACCGAGAACAACACGATAAAACATTCCTCACCATCAGTGAAATTGAAACTATACTGGAAGTACCAGTCATAGCTGTAATCCCCGAAGACAACGAAGTCAGCCGGGCAGCAGCCTTCGGAGAACCTTTAGTAGTTAAAAATCCTAAATCCCCAACCAGCAATGCAATAATGCAACTGGGAGCGGATCTAATCGGTGAAGAGTACCAGCCAATTGAACCAGACAAAAAAGGTGTCATATCCAAACTAGTGGAAGGACTACTCGGCAGGAGATAA
- a CDS encoding DUF2226 domain-containing protein encodes MEMPITKPSMVSYADELDFSKLMEDLAKDHKNGFIRVTSSSEEGYILYKDGKQVAASYERYSKREALEKINSALDNKNTLIEVFDVGPSQVDYLLDLNKPYTIETDSVVYDVIGELKKKSSETSEESVETVNSTIIEPEVQDSDKIEASAKNLSEDVESVEKVVESSITEKTDSSLKEQPSEEPIKELEMDEEVESSPSVGLDESVDKSAQNVEKSTLANELETSLNEPPKGEEMSDEPPSSGGLDEYVDYSSVSNTPEESVVGTKSETPLAKTEIESESSDIDDEIPVDRSELLKKYGIKDVQDDDVENLLQSYSGGIIDDDDVERVELVLMNLIKKSVLGIPKIKGTEVMVFLDNYKDLSGTINIITEYESQGFLNRIMGQNRTAVNLRRQIINIAEIAIKKSFRQYPEVVERFEINVEFS; translated from the coding sequence ATGGAAATGCCCATAACCAAACCATCAATGGTTTCATATGCTGACGAGTTGGATTTCTCGAAATTAATGGAAGATCTAGCTAAAGATCATAAAAACGGGTTTATTAGAGTAACTTCAAGTTCAGAAGAAGGTTATATTCTTTATAAAGATGGAAAACAGGTTGCTGCTTCTTATGAACGATATTCTAAGAGGGAAGCACTGGAAAAAATAAATTCTGCTTTGGATAATAAAAACACATTAATTGAGGTCTTTGATGTAGGTCCATCCCAAGTGGACTATTTACTTGATCTCAACAAACCATACACCATAGAAACAGATTCCGTTGTTTACGATGTTATTGGTGAACTGAAAAAAAAGTCATCCGAAACTTCTGAAGAATCTGTAGAAACTGTAAACTCCACTATCATAGAACCGGAAGTTCAAGATTCAGATAAAATCGAAGCTAGTGCTAAAAATCTATCTGAGGATGTGGAATCGGTTGAAAAGGTTGTTGAATCATCTATTACTGAAAAAACTGATTCATCGTTAAAGGAACAACCATCAGAAGAACCCATTAAAGAACTGGAAATGGATGAAGAGGTTGAATCATCTCCCTCAGTTGGGTTGGATGAGTCTGTTGATAAATCAGCTCAAAATGTTGAAAAATCAACGTTGGCTAATGAACTTGAAACATCTTTAAATGAGCCTCCTAAAGGAGAGGAAATGAGTGATGAGCCTCCCTCTTCTGGAGGTTTGGATGAGTATGTTGATTATTCATCAGTCAGTAATACGCCAGAAGAATCAGTGGTTGGCACTAAATCAGAAACACCATTAGCTAAAACAGAAATAGAATCTGAATCTTCTGATATAGATGATGAAATACCAGTAGACCGGTCAGAACTTCTTAAAAAGTATGGTATTAAAGATGTTCAAGATGATGATGTGGAAAACTTATTACAATCATATAGCGGTGGTATCATTGATGATGATGATGTGGAACGGGTTGAATTAGTCCTGATGAACCTCATCAAAAAATCTGTACTGGGTATTCCTAAAATAAAGGGAACAGAAGTCATGGTCTTCCTTGACAATTACAAAGATCTAAGTGGGACAATCAATATCATCACTGAATATGAAAGCCAAGGATTCTTAAACCGAATAATGGGACAGAACCGAACTGCAGTTAACCTTAGAAGACAGATCATTAACATAGCAGAAATTGCCATTAAAAAGAGTTTCCGACAATACCCAGAAGTGGTGGAGAGATTCGAGATTAACGTAGAATTCAGTTAA
- the sepF gene encoding cell division protein SepF yields the protein MKDIMDYLKKNLGLEEEEGKEDQETIIVPEHSFYEIILMKIHNLDEFDYALAQVLEEKNPIIMDISILEKDSPDDFKLAGEKLKAFRDNDGGEAILLCKNGRNIIIVTPAEIKLIRK from the coding sequence ATGAAGGACATCATGGATTATTTAAAGAAAAATCTCGGCTTGGAAGAAGAGGAAGGGAAAGAGGATCAGGAAACTATCATTGTCCCTGAACACTCATTCTATGAGATAATTTTAATGAAAATCCACAATCTTGATGAATTTGATTATGCTCTGGCCCAGGTTTTGGAAGAAAAAAATCCAATCATCATGGATATCAGTATCCTGGAAAAGGATTCACCTGACGATTTCAAACTAGCTGGGGAAAAATTAAAGGCATTCAGAGATAATGATGGGGGAGAAGCTATCTTATTATGCAAGAATGGTAGGAATATTATAATAGTTACTCCGGCAGAAATAAAACTGATCCGCAAGTAA
- a CDS encoding DUF1611 domain-containing protein produces the protein MYSVTSVEDLQELNPFIIIGCGGGGEKFSNFTGIESVGFIDDSKKKQGQEFCNHIISSSLDELASNTDARSVAIMLPIGAEGPALKYAVKAIDLGLNVVCSFRSLSLYNNQSLLAFAQSKGVQLKEISPRLDVIRYLFGTAPETCTEVLPKLDYKPETPVVFVGGTSQECGKRTTTRILGKTAQEIGLNPGIISTDEMGLEQPVDMNFRAGSLSVMDVASAVMGGIKYLEEEKDPNIIFVEGQSSLTERGNPHPRGLSAAILVGAQPTATIVCHRFNHPYRHPVGITEEIRAIEAMEPTKVVGISLNLRNFTEDKSQAILFSECQEKYGLPAADIYHGGASILLDAIIEYTGIGDVKK, from the coding sequence TTGTATTCTGTAACTTCTGTTGAGGATTTGCAAGAACTAAATCCCTTTATAATCATCGGATGCGGTGGTGGCGGGGAAAAATTCTCAAATTTTACAGGCATTGAATCTGTTGGCTTTATTGATGATAGTAAGAAAAAACAAGGTCAAGAATTTTGTAATCATATAATCTCATCCAGTTTAGATGAATTAGCAAGTAACACCGATGCCCGTAGTGTGGCAATAATGTTGCCAATTGGTGCAGAAGGACCTGCCCTGAAGTACGCGGTTAAGGCCATAGATCTAGGTCTGAATGTGGTCTGTTCTTTCAGATCCCTATCATTATATAACAATCAATCTTTACTGGCCTTTGCCCAGTCCAAAGGTGTTCAGTTAAAAGAGATAAGCCCCCGCCTTGATGTCATAAGATATTTATTCGGTACTGCGCCAGAAACCTGTACCGAAGTTCTTCCTAAACTTGATTATAAACCGGAAACACCGGTGGTTTTTGTGGGAGGAACCTCTCAAGAATGTGGGAAACGAACCACCACACGTATTCTGGGTAAAACAGCACAAGAGATTGGATTGAATCCCGGCATTATATCCACGGATGAAATGGGCTTGGAACAACCTGTTGACATGAATTTCCGTGCAGGTAGCCTTTCAGTAATGGATGTTGCTTCTGCAGTAATGGGTGGAATAAAATATCTGGAGGAAGAGAAGGATCCAAATATAATATTTGTGGAAGGACAATCCAGCCTAACTGAGAGGGGAAATCCTCATCCCCGTGGTTTATCAGCAGCAATACTGGTGGGAGCACAACCCACAGCCACCATTGTCTGTCATCGATTCAACCATCCCTACCGTCACCCTGTGGGAATCACAGAAGAGATCCGGGCTATCGAGGCTATGGAACCCACCAAAGTTGTGGGAATTTCCCTTAATTTAAGAAATTTCACTGAAGATAAGTCCCAGGCCATTCTTTTTAGTGAGTGTCAGGAAAAATATGGCCTTCCTGCGGCTGATATTTATCATGGTGGGGCGTCAATATTATTAGATGCGATAATAGAATATACAGGTATAGGGGACGTTAAAAAATGA
- a CDS encoding roadblock/LC7 domain-containing protein, whose protein sequence is MIERILKDLGRINGVSGSLVVGKDGLIIESEVPTDIDSELVAAMASAVFGTAERSAEEMKHEPLQQVMIEGSRGKTLMIDAGEGILVVIADIDINLGLIRIEMRRSAERVVEFLT, encoded by the coding sequence ATGATAGAAAGAATACTTAAAGATTTAGGACGAATAAATGGGGTAAGCGGATCTTTAGTGGTTGGAAAAGACGGTTTGATAATAGAAAGCGAAGTTCCAACAGATATTGATTCTGAATTGGTTGCTGCAATGGCTTCGGCTGTTTTTGGTACTGCAGAACGTTCTGCAGAGGAAATGAAACACGAACCACTTCAGCAAGTGATGATTGAGGGTAGTAGAGGTAAAACCCTGATGATCGATGCTGGTGAAGGTATCCTGGTTGTGATTGCAGATATAGATATTAACCTTGGCCTCATCAGGATCGAAATGCGCCGTAGTGCTGAACGAGTGGTTGAATTCCTAACATAA